A genomic region of Pseudoxanthomonas suwonensis contains the following coding sequences:
- a CDS encoding Arm DNA-binding domain-containing protein encodes MPLLRLSKSVIDDATAREKDYELRDTLVPGFLCKVTPTGRKVFMLAYRTNWGERRKPSIGKFGELTVEQARAIAKDMLADIRRGEDPSAEKRAMRQAPTVSRGLCRRANSPPARARWPATARPRQRWSYARRGR; translated from the coding sequence ATGCCGCTGTTGAGGCTAAGCAAGTCCGTCATAGACGACGCCACAGCCCGAGAAAAGGACTACGAGCTGCGCGATACGCTCGTTCCTGGGTTCCTTTGCAAGGTAACTCCGACAGGGCGGAAGGTCTTCATGCTGGCCTACCGCACCAACTGGGGCGAGCGGCGGAAGCCGTCCATCGGAAAGTTCGGTGAGCTGACCGTGGAGCAAGCGAGGGCGATCGCCAAGGACATGCTGGCAGACATCCGGCGAGGCGAAGATCCCAGCGCGGAAAAGCGTGCAATGCGCCAGGCGCCTACCGTGTCGCGAGGCCTTTGTCGACGAGCCAATAGCCCTCCAGCACGAGCCCGATGGCCAGCAACAGCGCGCCCAAGACAAAGATGGTCGTATGCACGCCGCGGTAGGTAA
- a CDS encoding GlxA family transcriptional regulator, translating to MPAAPRQRIAVFVVVPPRTLLLDIAGPIEALRKANLEQDAVRFDVAYIGPAPRVGSSIGLELSGIAPLPVSLPQDALVVVAGQVAEPLGGRAGSAEDAGLEARIVNWLRRSIGPDTRLATICSGALLAARAGLLDGHECTTHHAAIVELQRLAPAARVRENRLYVEDGPRLTSAGITAGIDLMLHVIAQQAGHATALAVARYLLVYLRRGGADPQLSPWLEGRNHIHPAIHRAQDAIAAEPARAWSVAALAKIAGTSPRNLSRLFNEHAGSSVTDYANRIRVALARELVTGSQLDMESVAERAGFASTRQFRRAWRRVYDTPPAHSRGAPAPARPRDA from the coding sequence ATGCCGGCGGCGCCGCGCCAGCGCATCGCCGTGTTCGTGGTGGTGCCGCCGCGCACCCTGTTGCTCGACATCGCCGGTCCCATCGAAGCCCTGCGCAAGGCGAACCTCGAACAGGATGCGGTGCGCTTCGATGTCGCCTACATCGGCCCCGCGCCGCGCGTCGGCAGTTCCATCGGGCTGGAACTGTCCGGCATCGCGCCGCTGCCGGTATCGCTGCCGCAGGATGCGCTGGTCGTCGTCGCCGGCCAGGTCGCCGAGCCACTGGGCGGCCGCGCCGGCAGTGCGGAAGACGCGGGGCTCGAAGCGCGGATCGTCAACTGGCTCCGGCGCAGCATCGGCCCGGACACGCGCCTGGCGACGATCTGCTCGGGCGCCTTGCTCGCCGCGCGCGCGGGGCTGCTCGATGGCCACGAATGCACGACCCACCACGCCGCGATCGTCGAACTGCAGCGGCTGGCCCCGGCGGCGCGGGTGCGCGAGAACCGGCTGTATGTCGAGGATGGCCCACGCCTGACCAGCGCTGGGATCACCGCCGGCATCGACCTGATGCTGCACGTCATCGCGCAGCAGGCCGGCCATGCCACGGCGCTGGCCGTCGCGCGCTACCTGCTGGTCTACCTGCGTCGCGGCGGCGCCGATCCGCAGCTCTCGCCGTGGCTCGAGGGGCGCAACCACATCCATCCGGCGATCCACCGCGCGCAGGACGCGATCGCCGCGGAGCCGGCGCGCGCCTGGTCGGTAGCGGCGCTGGCGAAGATCGCCGGCACCAGCCCGCGCAACCTGTCGCGCCTGTTCAACGAACACGCGGGCAGCAGCGTCACCGATTACGCCAACCGCATCCGCGTCGCGCTCGCGCGCGAACTGGTCACCGGTTCGCAGCTCGACATGGAGAGCGTCGCCGAACGGGCCGGATTCGCCTCGACCCGGCAGTTCCGCCGCGCCTGGCGGCGTGTGTACGACACGCCGCCGGCGCACAGCCGCGGCGCCCCGGCGCCGGCACGACCCCGCGACGCCTAA
- a CDS encoding isochorismatase family protein, protein MSAHTALLVIDAQESFRHRPYFREEGLAAYIERQQALIDGARAVGIPVAQMFHVEPEGAFSEASGWVKALAPLRVEADAVFRKRRHSALVGSGLEVWLIEHGIRRVIVSGIRTEQCCETTARHASDLGYAVDYVSEATLTFPMTDATGREWSAAEIRARTELVLAGRFARIATVEQALAHIPERAAA, encoded by the coding sequence ATGTCTGCCCATACCGCGCTGCTGGTGATCGACGCCCAGGAGTCGTTTCGTCATCGTCCGTACTTCCGCGAGGAAGGACTGGCCGCCTACATCGAGCGCCAGCAGGCATTGATCGACGGCGCCCGGGCCGTGGGGATCCCGGTGGCGCAGATGTTCCATGTCGAGCCTGAAGGCGCGTTCTCCGAAGCCTCGGGCTGGGTGAAGGCGCTAGCGCCGCTGCGCGTTGAGGCCGACGCCGTGTTCAGGAAGCGGCGCCACAGTGCGCTGGTCGGCTCGGGCCTGGAGGTGTGGCTGATCGAGCACGGCATCCGCCGCGTCATCGTCTCGGGCATCCGTACCGAGCAGTGCTGCGAGACCACGGCCCGGCACGCCTCCGACCTGGGCTACGCGGTCGACTACGTGAGCGAGGCGACGCTGACCTTTCCGATGACCGATGCCACCGGCCGGGAGTGGAGCGCCGCGGAGATCCGCGCGCGTACCGAACTGGTCCTGGCCGGCCGCTTCGCCCGCATCGCGACCGTGGAGCAGGCGCTGGCGCACATACCCGAGCGGGCCGCCGCCTGA
- a CDS encoding DNA-3-methyladenine glycosylase I has product MSATIPGPDGKPRCRWCAAAPEFLHYHDTEWGFPVADDRRLFEKLSLEGFQSGLSWRTILVKRDNFREAFHGFDFDRIAGYTSRDVERLLADAGIVRHRGKIEAVINNARRACALAERGESLAAFVWKFEPDPAALAAPQTVSTSPESIALSKALKKDGWKFVGPTTVYAFMQAMGLVNDHVDGCVVRGQAERARGGFGCPGARG; this is encoded by the coding sequence ATGAGTGCCACGATCCCCGGGCCCGACGGAAAGCCGCGTTGCCGCTGGTGCGCAGCGGCGCCGGAATTCCTGCACTACCACGACACCGAGTGGGGATTCCCGGTGGCCGACGACCGCCGGCTGTTCGAGAAGCTGAGCCTGGAGGGATTCCAGTCCGGGCTGAGCTGGCGCACGATCCTGGTCAAGCGCGACAACTTCCGCGAAGCCTTCCACGGCTTCGATTTCGACCGCATCGCCGGCTACACGTCACGGGACGTGGAGCGCCTGCTCGCCGATGCCGGCATCGTGCGCCACCGCGGCAAGATCGAGGCGGTGATCAACAACGCCCGACGCGCCTGTGCCCTGGCCGAGCGCGGGGAGTCGCTGGCCGCCTTCGTCTGGAAGTTCGAACCGGACCCTGCCGCGCTCGCCGCGCCGCAGACCGTTTCGACCTCGCCCGAGTCGATCGCGCTGTCCAAGGCGCTGAAGAAGGACGGCTGGAAGTTTGTCGGCCCGACCACGGTCTACGCCTTCATGCAGGCGATGGGCCTGGTCAACGACCACGTCGACGGCTGTGTGGTGCGCGGTCAGGCCGAGCGGGCGCGTGGCGGATTCGGGTGTCCCGGCGCGAGGGGCTGA
- a CDS encoding DUF3247 family protein has translation MNEFPERLLTAGTDIDRLTAVCALLDDEEQVRLRFDDGSVLEGVVAARPTVQVFRDGEGEGFNALLRLEPLAGDALPRYLWLDRLVEVVRLAAPSPEGDSSAFHTRLHPPATA, from the coding sequence ATGAACGAATTTCCCGAACGGCTGTTGACCGCCGGCACCGACATCGACCGGCTCACCGCGGTGTGCGCGCTGCTGGACGACGAGGAGCAGGTGCGCCTGCGCTTCGACGACGGCAGCGTGCTGGAAGGCGTGGTCGCGGCGCGGCCGACGGTGCAGGTGTTCCGCGACGGCGAAGGCGAGGGCTTCAACGCCCTGCTGCGGCTGGAGCCGCTGGCCGGCGACGCGCTGCCACGCTACCTGTGGCTGGACCGGCTGGTCGAGGTGGTCCGGCTGGCAGCGCCTAGTCCGGAAGGCGACAGCAGCGCGTTTCACACCCGATTGCACCCGCCTGCGACAGCCTGA
- a CDS encoding cysteine hydrolase family protein, with product MRQALLIVDMINPFDFAGGAALLRAARPAARRIAALQRRFRDNRGLVVYVNDNFVDWKGGFADIVACCGRDGMPGADIVALLAPGPEDRFVLKPRHSGFLDSPLELLLRQLRVRRLVVCGIAADSCILVTAHDAHMRGFEVQVPRDCVAAQTAARRDRALALMRDAFDVDIRTSRAIRFQ from the coding sequence ATGCGCCAAGCCCTGCTGATCGTGGACATGATCAACCCCTTCGACTTCGCGGGGGGCGCGGCGCTGCTGCGCGCGGCGCGGCCGGCGGCGCGGCGCATCGCCGCGCTGCAACGCCGGTTCCGCGACAACCGCGGCCTGGTGGTCTACGTCAACGACAACTTCGTGGACTGGAAGGGCGGGTTCGCCGACATCGTCGCCTGCTGCGGCCGCGACGGCATGCCCGGCGCGGACATCGTCGCACTGCTGGCGCCGGGACCGGAGGACCGCTTCGTGCTCAAGCCGCGGCATTCGGGCTTCCTCGACTCGCCGCTGGAACTGCTGCTGCGCCAGCTGCGGGTGCGACGGCTGGTGGTGTGCGGGATTGCGGCCGATTCCTGCATCCTGGTCACCGCGCACGATGCGCACATGCGCGGTTTCGAGGTGCAGGTGCCGCGCGACTGCGTGGCGGCGCAGACCGCGGCACGCCGCGACCGGGCGCTGGCGCTGATGCGCGACGCCTTCGATGTCGACATCCGCACGTCGCGCGCGATCCGCTTCCAGTGA
- a CDS encoding PspC domain-containing protein — translation MNASNASPGLSRSLNDRMIAGVIGGIAHRYGWSSTWLRIGYVVVSLLSAAFPGILVYLVLWLLIPNEAD, via the coding sequence ATGAACGCGAGCAACGCCAGTCCCGGACTGTCCCGTTCCCTGAACGACCGCATGATCGCCGGGGTCATCGGCGGCATCGCCCACCGCTACGGCTGGAGCTCCACCTGGCTGCGGATCGGTTACGTGGTGGTGTCGCTGCTGTCGGCCGCGTTCCCCGGCATCCTCGTCTACCTGGTCCTGTGGCTGCTGATCCCCAACGAGGCCGATTGA
- a CDS encoding DUF5329 domain-containing protein encodes MAWLPVPGAAQDLASSRRTPGPSDFKQAAVAEEAKAPGPGVRQDDGESAQADAEIRALIAGLADSGCRFQRNGRWHDADDAGAHLQRKYDWARRRQLSGDAETFIERAASRSSLTGRAYRVACPGRAEADAGEWFRARLAALRASAALDWPRQPDGASA; translated from the coding sequence GTGGCCTGGCTGCCGGTGCCGGGCGCCGCACAGGACCTCGCGTCGTCCCGGCGCACGCCGGGACCCAGTGACTTCAAACAAGCGGCGGTGGCGGAGGAGGCCAAGGCGCCGGGTCCCGGCGTGCGCCAAGACGACGGGGAATCTGCGCAGGCCGACGCCGAGATCCGCGCGCTGATCGCCGGCCTCGCCGATTCCGGTTGCCGCTTCCAGCGCAACGGCCGCTGGCACGACGCCGACGACGCAGGCGCGCACCTGCAGCGCAAGTACGACTGGGCGCGCCGCCGCCAACTGTCCGGCGACGCCGAGACGTTCATCGAACGGGCCGCCAGCCGCAGCAGCCTCACCGGGCGCGCCTACCGGGTGGCCTGTCCGGGACGGGCCGAGGCCGATGCCGGCGAGTGGTTCCGCGCGCGGCTGGCGGCGCTGCGCGCGTCCGCCGCGCTAGACTGGCCGCGCCAGCCCGACGGAGCCAGCGCATGA
- a CDS encoding class III poly(R)-hydroxyalkanoic acid synthase subunit PhaC: MGSLGPLQFNPLDLAQEAWNFQKRLADGTRVLGQVEDVEYGATAREEVWRDGKTVLYRFVGDRPVSGPPLLIVYALVNRPYMVDLQHDRSLVKGLLALGLDVYVVDWGYPDRSDRYLTLDDYINRYIDGAIDHLVEASGGPVNLLGVCQGGSFSLCYAALHPDKVRNLVTMVTPVDFQTPDNMLSGWVRELDVDLLVDAMGNIPADLMNASYLMLKPFRLNLQKYVGLVDTLDNPKAVEDFLRMEKWIFDSPDQAGEAFRDFIKQFYQGNAFVQGTASIGGQKVDLGFVDMPVLNIYAEQDHLVPPDASRALAGLVGSDDYTELGFKGGHIGIYVSSRAQREVPAAIHRWLAARQGD; encoded by the coding sequence ATGGGATCCCTGGGCCCGCTGCAGTTCAATCCGCTCGACCTGGCGCAGGAAGCCTGGAACTTCCAGAAGCGCCTGGCCGACGGCACCCGCGTGCTCGGCCAGGTCGAGGACGTCGAGTACGGCGCCACCGCGCGCGAGGAAGTCTGGCGCGACGGCAAGACCGTGCTGTACCGCTTCGTCGGCGACCGGCCGGTGTCGGGCCCGCCGCTGCTGATCGTCTACGCACTGGTCAACCGGCCGTACATGGTCGACCTGCAGCACGACCGCTCGCTGGTCAAGGGCCTGCTGGCGCTGGGCCTGGACGTGTACGTGGTTGACTGGGGCTACCCGGACCGCTCCGACCGCTACCTGACCCTGGACGACTACATCAACCGCTACATCGACGGCGCGATCGACCACCTGGTCGAGGCCAGCGGCGGGCCGGTCAACCTGCTGGGCGTCTGCCAGGGTGGCTCGTTCTCGCTGTGCTACGCCGCGCTGCACCCGGACAAGGTCCGCAACCTGGTGACGATGGTCACCCCGGTCGATTTCCAGACCCCGGACAACATGCTCTCCGGCTGGGTGCGCGAACTGGACGTGGACCTGCTGGTCGACGCGATGGGCAACATCCCTGCCGACCTGATGAACGCCAGCTACCTGATGCTCAAGCCGTTCCGGCTGAACCTGCAGAAGTACGTCGGCCTGGTCGACACGCTCGACAACCCCAAGGCGGTCGAGGACTTCCTGCGCATGGAGAAGTGGATCTTCGATTCGCCCGACCAGGCCGGCGAGGCGTTCCGCGACTTCATCAAGCAGTTCTACCAGGGCAACGCCTTTGTCCAGGGCACCGCCAGCATCGGCGGCCAGAAGGTGGACCTGGGCTTCGTCGACATGCCGGTGCTGAACATCTATGCCGAGCAGGACCACCTGGTGCCGCCGGACGCCTCGCGCGCCCTGGCCGGGCTGGTCGGCAGCGACGACTACACCGAACTGGGCTTCAAGGGCGGTCACATCGGCATCTACGTCTCCAGCCGCGCGCAGCGCGAGGTGCCGGCGGCGATCCACCGCTGGCTGGCGGCGCGGCAGGGCGACTGA
- a CDS encoding poly(R)-hydroxyalkanoic acid synthase subunit PhaE codes for MANAPFAQFPGDFESLARQYWNTWNELLGRGTAFDGWGLAGGLPPGLGGMDPGSYDWYQRIQRLAADFSGGGSAGDVARAWRDMLGGQGADPFAGMLRSMHGGLAGGEWLEQMRPLLDMLLRPVRQQSAEWLQRPAFGPAREHQERLQALALAWQEWEERNEAFTALLARAGQAAFERFERLLEQHDAPGKRLESARALFDLWIDAAEDAWAEIALSDEYRHAYAEMTNALMRLRLRLQREVEQFGALLGLPGRGELDALHRKVADLGRTLHAARRGAQAAQRPAPAARAGGSAASRPAPADVAGASAPAGAAAAATASATATAPRKGARKAVRKTTKAKRPAKKSAAPKARPTAARPARAAAVPTTAPAVSVVAAPAPAATAGMQARKKSAAPASSAAKGKGRRGKTAAKPAVARTPAPAPVRSAAAAKPAPAPPAAAAPRKAATAAPRRAPAKAAAKRVPQPSTATARKAKVASTGGARRTPVAADPAPATTKVVSMKDWVSRNLTAAQSENGRRGGKRRGRSR; via the coding sequence ATGGCAAACGCACCGTTCGCGCAATTTCCGGGCGACTTCGAATCGCTGGCCCGGCAGTACTGGAACACCTGGAACGAACTGCTCGGGCGCGGCACCGCGTTCGACGGCTGGGGGCTGGCCGGCGGGCTGCCGCCGGGCCTGGGCGGGATGGATCCGGGCAGCTACGACTGGTACCAGCGGATCCAGCGCCTGGCCGCCGACTTCAGCGGCGGCGGCAGCGCCGGGGACGTGGCCCGCGCCTGGCGCGACATGCTGGGCGGGCAGGGTGCCGATCCCTTCGCCGGCATGCTGCGCTCGATGCACGGCGGGCTGGCCGGCGGCGAGTGGCTGGAACAGATGCGTCCGCTGCTGGACATGCTGCTGCGTCCGGTGCGCCAGCAGAGCGCAGAATGGTTGCAGCGGCCGGCGTTCGGGCCGGCGCGTGAGCACCAGGAACGGTTGCAGGCGCTGGCCCTGGCCTGGCAGGAATGGGAGGAGCGCAACGAGGCCTTCACCGCGCTGCTGGCGCGGGCCGGGCAGGCCGCGTTCGAGCGCTTCGAGCGCCTGCTCGAGCAGCATGACGCGCCGGGCAAGCGGCTGGAATCGGCGCGCGCGCTGTTCGACCTGTGGATCGATGCGGCCGAGGATGCCTGGGCCGAGATCGCGCTGTCGGACGAGTACCGCCACGCCTACGCGGAGATGACCAACGCGCTGATGCGGCTGCGGCTGCGCCTGCAGCGCGAGGTCGAGCAGTTCGGCGCGCTGCTGGGCCTGCCCGGGCGCGGCGAGCTGGACGCCCTGCACCGCAAGGTCGCCGATCTGGGGCGCACGCTGCATGCGGCGCGCCGGGGGGCGCAGGCCGCGCAGCGGCCGGCACCGGCGGCGCGCGCGGGCGGGTCGGCGGCGTCCAGACCCGCACCGGCGGATGTCGCTGGTGCGTCGGCGCCGGCTGGCGCTGCTGCGGCGGCCACCGCTTCGGCCACCGCGACAGCGCCGCGGAAGGGCGCACGCAAGGCCGTGCGCAAGACCACAAAGGCCAAGCGCCCGGCGAAGAAGTCTGCTGCGCCCAAGGCACGCCCCACTGCCGCGCGTCCGGCACGTGCCGCGGCGGTACCCACCACGGCGCCGGCAGTGTCCGTCGTCGCCGCTCCTGCGCCTGCCGCAACCGCAGGCATGCAGGCCAGGAAGAAGTCCGCCGCGCCGGCCAGTAGCGCGGCCAAGGGCAAGGGCAGGCGCGGCAAGACGGCGGCGAAACCGGCCGTTGCGCGCACGCCCGCACCGGCGCCGGTGCGCAGCGCCGCCGCGGCCAAGCCGGCACCGGCACCTCCGGCTGCCGCCGCGCCGCGCAAGGCCGCGACCGCCGCGCCGCGGCGGGCCCCGGCCAAGGCGGCCGCCAAGCGCGTCCCGCAGCCGTCGACCGCCACCGCGCGCAAGGCCAAGGTGGCCAGCACCGGCGGCGCGCGCAGGACGCCAGTGGCGGCCGACCCCGCGCCGGCCACCACCAAGGTCGTGTCGATGAAGGACTGGGTCAGCCGCAACCTGACCGCGGCGCAATCCGAGAACGGTCGCCGCGGCGGCAAGCGCAGAGGGCGTAGCCGATGA
- the pssA gene encoding CDP-diacylglycerol--serine O-phosphatidyltransferase, which produces MTRHFSMLRDFQLADWFTLANAFCGTGAIFAAMRFLQEGRVRDLLLGMALIPLAFVFDALDGRIARWRKSSSTLGRELDSLADVVSFGVAPAALAYACGMQGGWDWLVLSYFVCCGVSRLARYNVTAEQLSEGQDKVKHFEGTPIPTSLVLVVVLALAAATGNIGQDLWWGYWQLGPWRLHPLVLLFALSGSLMISKTLRIPKP; this is translated from the coding sequence ATGACCCGCCACTTCTCGATGCTGCGCGACTTCCAGCTGGCCGACTGGTTCACCCTGGCCAACGCCTTCTGCGGTACCGGCGCGATCTTCGCGGCGATGCGCTTCCTCCAGGAGGGCCGGGTCCGCGACCTGCTGCTGGGCATGGCGCTGATCCCGCTGGCCTTCGTCTTCGACGCGCTCGATGGCCGCATCGCGCGCTGGCGCAAGTCCTCCTCGACCCTGGGCCGCGAACTTGACTCGCTGGCCGACGTCGTCTCCTTCGGCGTGGCCCCGGCCGCACTGGCCTACGCCTGCGGCATGCAGGGCGGCTGGGACTGGCTGGTGCTGTCGTACTTCGTCTGCTGCGGGGTCAGCCGCCTGGCCCGCTACAACGTCACCGCCGAGCAGCTGTCCGAGGGCCAGGACAAGGTGAAGCACTTCGAGGGCACGCCGATCCCGACCAGCCTGGTCCTGGTGGTGGTGCTGGCGCTGGCCGCCGCCACCGGCAACATCGGCCAGGACCTGTGGTGGGGCTACTGGCAGCTCGGCCCGTGGCGGCTGCACCCGCTGGTGCTGCTGTTCGCCCTGTCCGGCTCGCTGATGATCAGCAAGACCCTGCGCATCCCCAAGCCCTGA
- a CDS encoding 3-hydroxybutyrate oligomer hydrolase family protein: MPRQTRLPLLFLLGTCLLSACASAPTPGSTAAMIEPQRVTEHRGSDDLLTAGLGLDGLRAMAPPAFADAAAPTAAELRRRAIWNNWRGIADLSPTGGYGTVYGSVAAVPGREYAALARLPGAKQPHRVLVQVPDAFDQARRCVVVAPASGSRGVYGAIAVAGPWALPRGCAVAYTDKGAGTDYVDLDAGIGVRLDGTPGRLGEAVDLAFAPEVPAGATGVAFKHAHSQDNPEADWGRHVKQAAEFALSALGQAFPAAGPFTFDNTRVIAVGVSNGGGAVLRAAELDGGWLDAVVAGEPNVLVEGHGSRPLYDFSTEAALLMPCALLHLPADSLPQPPLRAQVEPLWTLRCATLQAAGLVQGADTAAQARSAYEQMEASGWTDEALKAGALSVGFDLWRSVAATYASAYGRHGIGAHPCGFSFSAQNPDFSARPATGAERGVWWSDAAGIPPGNGVGIVDTKLAPPDFTLPGLQCLRDLYTGQDAAAAGVREGIAATRAAMPRADLPVLVVHGSDDGLVPPAFTSDPYVAAARAAGRDQVRYWQVRNAEHFDAFLALPAYGARYAPMLPYVYAALDRVAAHLDGQGALPADAVIEARGRGAGAVDAAQLPLPQ, from the coding sequence ATGCCACGCCAGACGCGCCTGCCGCTCCTGTTCCTCCTGGGCACCTGCCTGCTGTCCGCCTGCGCCAGTGCCCCCACGCCTGGATCCACCGCCGCCATGATCGAACCGCAACGCGTCACCGAGCACCGCGGCAGCGACGACCTGCTCACCGCAGGCCTGGGCCTGGACGGACTGCGCGCGATGGCGCCGCCGGCGTTCGCCGACGCCGCCGCGCCGACCGCGGCCGAACTGCGCCGCCGCGCGATCTGGAACAACTGGCGCGGCATCGCCGACCTGTCGCCGACCGGTGGCTACGGCACCGTGTACGGCAGCGTGGCCGCGGTTCCCGGGCGCGAGTACGCCGCGCTGGCCCGGCTGCCCGGGGCAAAGCAGCCGCACCGGGTGCTGGTGCAGGTGCCGGACGCGTTCGACCAGGCACGACGCTGCGTGGTGGTGGCGCCGGCCTCCGGCTCGCGCGGCGTGTACGGCGCGATCGCGGTGGCCGGCCCCTGGGCGCTGCCGCGGGGCTGTGCGGTCGCCTATACCGACAAAGGCGCCGGCACCGACTACGTCGACCTGGACGCCGGGATCGGCGTGCGCCTCGACGGCACGCCCGGCCGCCTGGGCGAGGCGGTCGACCTGGCGTTCGCGCCGGAGGTCCCGGCCGGGGCCACCGGGGTGGCGTTCAAGCACGCGCATTCGCAGGACAACCCGGAGGCCGACTGGGGCCGCCACGTGAAGCAGGCCGCCGAGTTCGCGCTGTCGGCGCTGGGCCAGGCGTTCCCCGCGGCCGGGCCGTTCACCTTCGACAACACCCGGGTGATCGCGGTCGGCGTCTCCAACGGCGGTGGCGCGGTGCTGCGCGCGGCCGAGCTGGACGGCGGCTGGCTCGACGCGGTGGTGGCCGGCGAGCCCAACGTCCTGGTCGAGGGCCATGGCAGCCGCCCGCTGTACGACTTCTCCACCGAGGCCGCGCTGCTGATGCCCTGCGCGCTGCTGCACCTGCCGGCCGACAGCCTGCCGCAGCCGCCGCTGCGTGCCCAGGTCGAACCGCTATGGACCCTGCGCTGCGCCACCCTGCAGGCCGCGGGCCTGGTGCAGGGCGCGGATACTGCCGCGCAGGCACGCTCGGCCTACGAACAGATGGAGGCGTCGGGCTGGACCGACGAGGCGTTGAAGGCCGGCGCGCTGAGCGTGGGCTTCGACCTGTGGCGCTCGGTCGCGGCCACCTATGCCTCGGCCTACGGCCGCCACGGCATCGGTGCGCATCCGTGCGGCTTCTCGTTCTCCGCGCAGAACCCGGACTTCAGCGCGCGCCCGGCGACCGGGGCCGAGCGTGGCGTGTGGTGGTCCGACGCCGCCGGCATCCCGCCCGGCAATGGCGTGGGCATCGTCGACACGAAGCTGGCGCCGCCGGACTTCACCCTGCCGGGCCTGCAGTGCCTGCGCGACCTCTACACCGGCCAGGATGCGGCTGCCGCCGGCGTGCGCGAGGGCATCGCCGCCACCCGCGCGGCGATGCCGCGTGCCGACCTGCCGGTGCTGGTGGTGCACGGCAGCGACGATGGGCTGGTGCCGCCGGCGTTCACCAGCGATCCGTACGTGGCCGCGGCGCGCGCCGCCGGCCGCGACCAGGTGCGCTACTGGCAGGTCCGCAACGCCGAGCACTTCGACGCGTTCCTCGCGTTGCCGGCCTACGGCGCGCGCTACGCGCCGATGCTGCCCTACGTATACGCGGCGCTGGACCGCGTGGCGGCGCACCTGGACGGCCAGGGCGCGCTGCCGGCAGACGCGGTGATCGAGGCGCGCGGGCGCGGCGCCGGCGCGGTGGACGCGGCGCAGCTGCCGCTGCCTCAGTAG
- a CDS encoding 3-hydroxybutyrate dehydrogenase — protein sequence MRSILITGAASGIGAGIAHALAAAGHHVIVSDLALDGAEAVAAGIRGSGGSAEAVALDVTSDDSVAAALAAVSRPVDVLVNNAGLQHVSPLEEFPLAKWDFLVQVMLVGVARLTRAVLPGMRERGFGRIVNIGSIHALVASPYKSAYVAAKHGLVGFSKVIALETADTDITINTICPSYVKTPLVDRQIADQARTRGISEADVVSQVMLKPMPKGVFIEMDELAGTTAFLISAAARNMTGQTLVLDGGWTVQ from the coding sequence ATGCGCAGCATCCTCATCACCGGCGCGGCCAGCGGCATCGGCGCCGGCATCGCCCACGCACTGGCCGCCGCCGGCCACCACGTCATCGTCAGCGACCTGGCCCTGGACGGCGCCGAAGCGGTCGCCGCCGGGATCCGCGGCTCGGGCGGTTCGGCCGAGGCGGTGGCGCTGGACGTGACCTCCGACGACAGCGTGGCCGCGGCGCTGGCCGCGGTCAGCCGTCCGGTCGACGTGCTGGTCAACAACGCCGGCCTGCAGCACGTCTCGCCGCTCGAGGAGTTCCCGCTGGCCAAGTGGGACTTCCTGGTCCAGGTGATGCTGGTCGGCGTTGCCCGCCTGACCCGCGCGGTGCTGCCGGGGATGCGCGAGCGCGGCTTCGGCCGCATCGTCAACATCGGCAGCATCCACGCGCTGGTCGCCAGCCCGTACAAGAGCGCCTACGTGGCGGCCAAGCACGGCCTGGTCGGTTTCTCCAAGGTGATCGCGCTGGAGACGGCCGATACCGACATCACCATCAACACCATCTGCCCCAGCTACGTTAAGACCCCGCTGGTCGACAGGCAGATCGCCGACCAGGCGCGCACCCGCGGCATCTCCGAGGCCGACGTGGTCAGCCAGGTCATGCTCAAGCCGATGCCCAAGGGCGTGTTCATCGAGATGGACGAACTGGCCGGCACCACCGCGTTCCTCATCTCCGCAGCTGCGCGCAACATGACCGGGCAGACACTGGTGCTGGACGGCGGCTGGACGGTGCAGTAG